The genomic window ccttagGGCTCAAGACTCTTGGCTCCCAGGATCCCCCTGCTGGACAGACCTTGTTAGAAACACCGTACCGAGATCACAAAGGCCAGCCCATCTACTGGATGAAGAAGGAGCTGTGAAGGTAGCTTCTTCTAGTTTAGTGTACCATTGGACAGAACAACATTGGTGTCCTACAAACTCTTTTCTGCTGAAATATTTGTCGCAATCAACCAACGTTGCATTCGAGATGTGGTCTCTCTTACAGCCAACGAGCAAATGTGTTCTTGCTTTTGTTATGGAGCTGAGACACACTGTACAAACCAGCCTTAGACTCTATCTCTGCCTTTGCAAGAATCCTGCCAAGGATGTTCTCACTCCCACTGCACCTTCCTCAGTTCTCCTTTAACACATTGCtgtttgatgatttttttttgtattttataaaagatGGGAAATTGAGAAATGTTTTTCActgccaaaaataaatagttcATACTGTAATATTAAACCTCTGCCATGTCTTGTATATCTGCCTGGATTCACTGGAGACTTCAGTCACAAGCATTAGGAATGGGAATAATAAAATCACTGCCTTCATTTGTAGCCGATAGTAAACAAACAGGTCACTTGCCCCTAACCAGTGGCTGTGTTTCTTTTCCTGTGCAATCACTACATATACTGAGCAAAGACCCACCTGCATTATTACAATGCACACGTTACAAGCTTCAGTTTCATAGCTTAAACTGATCAAAGTGGGTGAAATGAAcggaaacactgaaataaacacagcaggtcTGTTCTCCCAgtgtataatatattgaaaaatcCAAACTCTtacaaaaagtttttattttgtgtgaaagGGAAGATATACCAAAATATCCAGGCACAAGGTTTGttatttcaaagttgtttttcgtttttttttaatatgttttgatttaaatgcaGCATGAtagtcataataaaaaaaagttgtacctTGTTGATGACTAACAGCCCAGAAAGGTTTCATGACTCCAAGCTGGTTTTGAACAGGCCAGAATTAACTTTAAATAACCTGCAAGCTAAGCCacttccactgaaaaaaaaacaaaaaaaagtctagctgcagtttttaatgtggaaagcgtttttctttttttattgcaacagTAGATGTTTGTCCTTTCACATTCAATCCATCTCTTACACGTTCTCGTCTTGCATACTATGGTCTATGGTCTCttgtttttctactttaaatTTGATGTTCAATACAGAATGTTGTCACTGAAGAATCCATATCctttaaacaaatagaaatgcATGTCGGTGTCTTCTGTGGTGGTGAAAAAAAGACCAGACAGTGAGAATCCTGTGCATTTATATCTGATAATAGACATGCAGGGAAATGCGTATTCCAAACACACTTATACTGTTCTGCAATCCGTACAGACAAGCCTGGTCACGCcgcgaaaacaaacaaacaaaacaaactaaagccAACCAGAGCAACCAATTGTCAATGGCATCTACAAACGAGTCCTCAGCATCTACCACTGAACAGCTAGGGAAACAGCAGCCTGCAGTGCACTCTCTACATCGCTGACTCATCCCATCACTGGCGTATTTAACTAAAGCAAATGGAAATGATGGCCAGTCTGTCTTGTCAGTGTGTGCTGTTGGTGGGTCCCCGGGCAGTTGGGTCTGCTGTCGCTCTCCCAGCCAGGCTGTAAGAGTCAGGGAGGGAGGGCTCCTCGGGTGGGGGTCAGGCTCACCCTCAGCTCCTTCAGTGTCTGGGCGAGCTGGGCCAGCTCCTTCACAAACTCCTTCCTCTGCTTGACAGCCAGGGAGAGGGAGTACAGGGTCTCGTTCTGCTGGACtggagacaggagacacagtggttgatactaaaatgtttttctacttaGTTTATTACTGGCTGCTTTCACACAGACTATAGATCAGCACCAATCTTGGACTACTTgatgttactttaggtaaagtAATCTAAGATTAGCACAAACCAGGCTGAGAAACCAGACATATGCATTCTAAAATTAATTGCTTAATCTGTCAACAAAACGCCATTCGAGCCGATGTTTTGTACCAATGAATCCCTAAGTATTTGGAAGTGGTTTACATAGAATTATGACACGCTAGCACCATTGAAACTGgatttacacatatatatatatatatatatatatatatatatatatatatatatatatatatatatatatatatatatatatatacttactgcTTGACTAAAACttctatatatgttttattattattccaatgcTTAATTCTTGCAACAGATATGACAATATAAGTTCAAGTAATTTTCGTCATTAAGCTAAATTAAATCACTAAAagttgtgtaataataataataataataataataataataatactacactgTTCAGCATTGAGGAAAGGTCATGTATCCTCTTAAAGCCGTTTAAAAAGACCAAGCACTCCGATCTGGCTGTGCAGGGTGACAGTGCCCCCTTAATCAGCGCCGTCCTGGCTGTGCAGGGTGACAGTGCCCCCTTAATCAGCGCCGTCCTGGCTGTGCAGGGTGACAGTGCCCCCTTAATCAGCGCCGTCCTGGCTGTGCAGGGTGACAGTGCCCCCTTAATCAGCGCCGTCCTGGCTGTGCAGGGTGACAGTGCCCCCTTAATCAGCGCCGTCCTGGCTGTCCAGGGTGATGGTGCCCCCTTACCCAGGAAGCAGAAGAGCCAGGAGGACCGCAATGCACACCCAGAGGTACCGACAGCAGGCAGGGCTGCAGCAGGGCGGTCGGTGCCAATGCACTGCATGCTGAGCCTGGGCCGGGGCTGGGAGATTCCCATTGTCCTGGTGGTGACGAGGACCACCCCCTGCAACTGAAAACGAGGCGAGTCATTCAGCTGTCATTCCAATACAGACTGCAAATCTTTTCTCCTTTGTCTGATGGCTCAATGCCAGCTGTGGATTGCTATAATAAGACATAGTTTCTTCTAATTTCACCTTACAGGGGAGTTGACAGCAATACTGGCTTGCTCCATCAATAACTATGTAGGGAGCAATCTCAAGCATGCACAAGAAATCACCAGCTctcaacagcaaaataaacactAGAAGAGGGATTGCCTggt from Polyodon spathula isolate WHYD16114869_AA chromosome 16, ASM1765450v1, whole genome shotgun sequence includes these protein-coding regions:
- the LOC121329406 gene encoding uncharacterized protein LOC121329406, whose product is MNKVPPSPTVEFPRISDWDLTEIELHSVESINDLQRLNNSELLKDPLVAGGGPRHHQDNGNLPAPAQAQHAVHWHRPPCCSPACCRYLWVCIAVLLALLLPGPAERDPVLPLPGCQAEEGVCEGAGPARPDTEGAEGEPDPHPRSPPSLTLTAWLGERQQTQLPGDPPTAHTDKTDWPSFPFALVKYASDGMSQRCRECTAGCCFPSCSVVDAEDSFVDAIDNWLLWLALVCFVCLFSRRDQACLYGLQNSISVFGIRISLHVYYQI